A region from the Cannabis sativa cultivar Pink pepper isolate KNU-18-1 chromosome 9, ASM2916894v1, whole genome shotgun sequence genome encodes:
- the LOC133031233 gene encoding uncharacterized protein LOC133031233, whose protein sequence is MKNASQIINSLHVKFGQQSNQARHDAIRSYMNCNMKNGVPIKTRVFQLIEIIHEVDTHRTIINKRNQVSMILKSLSPCFKAFTTNYLMNKLEFNMIQLLNDLALFENFNKDKFKEGESNIVEAKSSSPSFDKKRKWDIKDNNSGKPKPKGKKAPKPKKNKANPKSKDKKAKDTFPYLHM, encoded by the exons ATGAAGAATGCATCTCAAATAATAAATTCTCTACATGTCAAGTTTGGGCAGCAATCTAATCAAGCAAGACATGATGCTATTCGTAGCTACATGAATTGTAATATGAAGAATGGTGTCCCTATTAAAACTCGTGTATTTCAattaattgagataatacatgAGGTAGACACACACAGGACTATTATCAACAAAAGGAATCAAGTGAGCATGATCCTCAAGTCACTATCTCCTTGCTTCAAAGCTTTCACCACTAACTATTTGATGAACAAGTTAGAGTTCAACATGATTCAGTTGTTGAACGACTTGGCcttgtttgaaaattttaacaagGATAAGTTCAAGGAAGGTGAATCAAACATAGTAGAAGCAAAATCTAGCtctccttcttttgataagaaaagaaaatgggACATTAAGGACAACAACAGTGGCAAGCCCAAACCAAAAGGCAAGAAGGCACCTAAACCCAAGAAGAACAAAGCCAACCCTAAGTCCAAGGACAAGAAGGCGAAAG ATActttcccttacctacacatgtaa
- the LOC115722904 gene encoding putative 12-oxophytodienoate reductase 11, whose translation MTSAPIQTNLLMTPYKMGKFNLSHRVVLAPLTRQRSYNNVPQPHAILYYSQRTSNGGLLISEATGVSDTAQGYPDTPGIWTKEHVEAWKPIVDAVHAKGGVFFCQIWHVGRVSNAGFQPNGQAPISSTDKSLTPQTRSNGIDVAEFDPPRRLSTDEIVQVVDDFRLAARNAMEAGFDGVEIHGAHGYLIDQFLKDEVNDRTDKYGGSLENRCRFALEVVEAIVDEVGADKVGIRLSPFANYMESSDSNPEALGLHMVESLNKYGILYCHMVEPRMKKVGEMDETPHSLVPMRKAFNGTFIVAGGYNKEDGNKALAENRADLVAYGRHFLANPDLPKRFELNAPLNKYHRETFYLSDPVKGYTDYPFLDTIS comes from the exons ATGACTTCTGCTCCAATTCAAACAAATCTTCTTATGACGCcttacaaaatgggaaagttcaATCTTTCTCATAG GGTTGTCTTGGCACCCTTGACTCGACAAAGGTCATACAACAATGTCCCTCAGCCACATGCCATTTTGTACTACTCCCAAAGAACCTCCAATGGGGGTCTTCTCATTTCAGAAGCAACTGGAGTTTCTGATACTGCTCAAGG gtacCCTGATACACCTGGTATATGGACAAAAGAGCATGTTGAAGCTTGGAAGCCTATTGTTGATGCTGTTCACGCTAAAGGTGGTGTCTTTTTCTGTCAGATTTGGCATGTGGGCAGAGTTTCAAATGCAG GTTTCCAACCAAATGGCCAAGCTCCAATATCCTCTACTGACAAGTCATTGACTCCCCAAACTCGATCAAATGGCATTGATGTCGCAGAGTTTGATCCTCCAAGGCGGCTTAGCACAGATGAAATTGTTCAAGTAGTGGATGATTTTAGACTAGCTGCAAGGAATGCCATGGAAGCTG GCTTTGATGGAGTTGAGATCCATGGAGCTCATGGTTACCTGATTGACCAGTTTTTGAAAGATGAAGTGAATGACCGGACAGACAAATATGGTGGATCTTTAGAGAATCGATGTCGTTTTGCTCTTGAAGTGGTTGAAGCTATTGTTGATGAGGTAGGTGCTGATAAAGTTGGAATCAGACTGTCACCATTTGCAAACTACATGGAATCtagtgactccaaccctgaggCTTTGGGGCTTCACATGGTGGAATCTCTAAACAAGTATGGGATTTTGTATTGCCATATGGTTGAACCAAGAATGAAAAAGGTTGGAGAAATGGATGAGACCCCTCATAGTCTTGTCCCCATGAGAAAGGCTTTCAATGGTACTTTCATTGTTGCTGGGGGTTATAACAAGGAAGACGGGAATAAAGCTTTAGCCGAAAATCGTGCAGATCTTGTTGCTTATGGTCGTCACTTCTTGGCTAATCCCGATTTGCCAAAGAGATTTGAGCTTAATGCCCCTCTAAATAAGTATCACAGAGAGACGTTCTACTTGTCTGATCCTGTTAAAGGTTATACTGATTATCCATTTCTTGACACCATTTCTTAA